Proteins encoded within one genomic window of Triticum aestivum cultivar Chinese Spring chromosome 2D, IWGSC CS RefSeq v2.1, whole genome shotgun sequence:
- the LOC123052224 gene encoding uncharacterized protein isoform X1 codes for MDARDLQTVILKTAVPVMAMLLLLTASTVSVAPDDCACAYLRACFGSNYFLMIGVLCQINLARLLAKEAVLAPTLAARRYYAVGAVACFMELALKLCMILVLCPSA; via the exons ATGGATG CCCGCGATCTGCAGACCGTGATCCTCAAGACGGCGGTGCCCGTGATGGCCATGCTGCTGCTGCTCACGGCGTCGACTGTCTCCGTGGCGCCGGACGACTGTGCCTGCGCCTACCTCCGCGCGTGCTTCGGCAGCAACTACTTCCTGATGATCGGCGTGCTCTGCCAGATCAACCTGGCCCGTCTTCTGGCGAAGGAGGCCGTTCTGGCGCCGACGCTGGCGGCCCGGCGCTACTACGCGGTGGGCGCCGTCGCGTGCTTCATGGAGCTCGCGCTCAAGCTGTGCATGATCCTGGTGCTG TGCCCCTCGGCTTAG
- the LOC123052224 gene encoding uncharacterized protein isoform X2: MTVILKTAVPVMAMLLLLTASTVSVAPDDCACAYLRACFGSNYFLMIGVLCQINLARLLAKEAVLAPTLAARRYYAVGAVACFMELALKLCMILVLCPSA; the protein is encoded by the exons ATG ACCGTGATCCTCAAGACGGCGGTGCCCGTGATGGCCATGCTGCTGCTGCTCACGGCGTCGACTGTCTCCGTGGCGCCGGACGACTGTGCCTGCGCCTACCTCCGCGCGTGCTTCGGCAGCAACTACTTCCTGATGATCGGCGTGCTCTGCCAGATCAACCTGGCCCGTCTTCTGGCGAAGGAGGCCGTTCTGGCGCCGACGCTGGCGGCCCGGCGCTACTACGCGGTGGGCGCCGTCGCGTGCTTCATGGAGCTCGCGCTCAAGCTGTGCATGATCCTGGTGCTG TGCCCCTCGGCTTAG
- the LOC123052225 gene encoding uncharacterized protein has translation MDARDLHTMIAKMAVPVMATVLLITVSTLSMAPDGCACACLRLCFGSKYFPMIFVLSQIHLGRLLAREAVLARRLAARRYYAVGAVACFVEVALKLYMILVLCP, from the exons ATGGATG CCCGCGATCTGCATACCATGATCGCCAAGATGGCGGTGCCCGTGATGGCCACGGTGCTGCTGATCACGGTGTCGACTCTCTCCATGGCGCCGGACGGGTGTGCCTGCGCCTGCCTCCGCTTGTGCTTCGGCAGCAAATACTTCCCGATGATCTTCGTGCTCTCCCAGATCCACCTGGGCCGTCTTTTGGCGAGAGAGGCCGTTCTGGCGCGGAGGCTGGCGGCCCGGCGCTACTACGCGGTGGGCGCCGTCGCGTGCTTCGTGGAGGTCGCGCTCAAGCTGTACATGATCCTGGTGTTG TGCCCCTAG